GATGCGATAGAACGCGCATCATGGTATCAAAAGCGGTGTCCGCTTCGTCTTTCGTTTTTTCAGCTGTGGTTATTTCATATACAGAAGTGGATGGACCCCCGTTGGAAGCCAAAAGTATACCTACCAATAAAATAAATCCAAGGATGAGTATTCTTTGTGTTTTCATGGGGACGCAGGATTCTATATTTAAAGATTAATTTTCTTAAAAGTTAAGCAATCTTCAACAAGAACGCATGAAAAAAACCGTTTAATAAACTCCTTCACTTATTATTATACTATGCCCTGGGCAAAAAAACCTCTGCCATCATACAACGAGCACTTCCACCTCCACAGGTTTCTATGGTGTCCAGAGAACTATGTATTATCTCACAATGCTTTGTAATGGCCTTGAGCTGTTCTTGCTCCAAAGTATTATAGGCAGCGGAACTCATTACCATAAAACGTTTTTCGTCCACACCGATGACCTGCAACATATTTCCAGCAAAATGGTGCATTTGTTCTTCTGTAATTCGTATAATTTCCTTGTTGTCCTTCTTTAAATGCGCTACCACATTTTTACGCTCTTTTTTATCGTCTATGGTATCCAAGCAAATGACGGCAAAAGTCTCTGCCATGGCCATCATAACATTGGTGTGATATATTGGCATACGTTTACCATCCACAGACTGATTGGCCGTAAAAATGACCGGAAAACAATCAAAATCTTCACAGAACTCAATAAAGAGATGCTCGTCCGCCCTTTCTGAAAGGGCACAATAGGCCTTTTGATTCACCCTATCCTTTAGGATGCTTCCCGTGCCCTCCAAGAAAACACCTTCTTCTTCTGCTGAGGTATAATCAACAATATTATTAATATGAAAACCGGCCTCTTCTAAAATATCAAAAATATCTTCTCTTCTTTCCTTTCTGCGGTTTTCTGCGAACATGGGATACACGGCAACGGTGCCACTAGCGTGAAAAGAGACCCAGTTGTTAGGGAAAATAGAATCCGGAGTGTCATTTTCCTCTTTATCATCTACCACGATAACGTTAACCCCATTTTTTCGTAAGACGGTTACAAAATCATCGAACTCCTTTTGGGCTCGCTCGTTTATCGTATGGTTCTTTAAGTTAAGATCTTCTTGAAAATAATTATTTACCGCGGTTTGCTCGTTCATTCTAAAAGCAACCGGTCGTATCATTAAAATAGTATTGGTAATCTGCATATTCATTTTAATTACTCCCTTATTAAGGGTAATGTACTACATCTTAATAGTCCTTCTTGTTTTGCTATTTCGGCATACGGTATTTCCTCAACGGTAAAACCTTCACTTCTTAGCCAATCATTTAATCTAGTAAAGCCTTTTTCCGAGACTACGGTGTTTGGAGAGATTGAAAACACATTACTGAACATGTGGTACATTTCGTCAGCAGTTATTTCAAAGATGTTTTCCCTACCGAAAAAATCCACCAGCC
This genomic window from Maribacter sp. MJ134 contains:
- the ctlX gene encoding citrulline utilization hydrolase CtlX; this encodes MQITNTILMIRPVAFRMNEQTAVNNYFQEDLNLKNHTINERAQKEFDDFVTVLRKNGVNVIVVDDKEENDTPDSIFPNNWVSFHASGTVAVYPMFAENRRKERREDIFDILEEAGFHINNIVDYTSAEEEGVFLEGTGSILKDRVNQKAYCALSERADEHLFIEFCEDFDCFPVIFTANQSVDGKRMPIYHTNVMMAMAETFAVICLDTIDDKKERKNVVAHLKKDNKEIIRITEEQMHHFAGNMLQVIGVDEKRFMVMSSAAYNTLEQEQLKAITKHCEIIHSSLDTIETCGGGSARCMMAEVFLPRA